The DNA segment TTAAAATTCTATGTTAATGCACTTTTTCTTCCTGTAGTGCATTTGCAACGGCTGCAGCAAGCAGTGAAAGTAAACTGGACCGTTCGTTGAAGCGTTTGGACGAAGATGTGCGCAGATCGGGTCGAATATCACGGCGCGATCTGGAGGAGGTGTTGGAGGAGATTCGCACCAATCGCTCGGCCAGTAGCGCTCAGTCGCTGCTCGTTATCCGGTATTGTGGTAAGGAAGCAAGTTGATCCAGAGAATGCAACCCCCCGTAATCGTTTCTCTCAATCGCAACAGGCAATCTGGTTCCAGAAGAGCTTCCAGAAGTGCGGACGGCTTTGGTGCAAGAGATATGGAAAACATTGAAGCACCTTAACGTGGCCATGGACGTGTCCCATTACAATGCTCTGTTGCGTGTGTACCTCGACAACGAGGATTCCTTTTCTCCAACTGAATTTTTGGCCGAACTTCAATCGAACggcatcgaaccgaaccgtgtcACGTTCCAGCGGCTAATCTCGCTCTACTGCCAGCAGGGCAACATCGAAGGGGCCACCAAAATATTGGAATACATGCGCGAGAAGCAGCTACCGGTGAATGAGTATGTGTTTAACGCGCTCATTATGGGTCACTCGCAGGCGGAGTAAGTTTTCACAGGGTGAAGGTACGGAGGCCAATCTTACTGATCATATGTTTCAAATCCTTTCACTTGACAGTGATCTtgaatcggccaccggcattCTGGTGGTAATGTCGCAAGCCGGATTGCAACCGTCGGCCGATACCTACACTACGCTGCTCTGCGGTTACGCTCGTAAAGGCGATATTGAGTACATTACAAAAACGATCGACAGTTGCGAGCAGAAGGAAATCTTCCTTATCGACAAAGACCTTCTGGAGATTGTGTATGCGCTCGCTACGAACGGCCACCCGGAAAACGTGGATCCGTTGCTGGAGCGAATTCGGCGCCAGGCAGGCTACAACCAGGATGCGGTTAATGTGATCTTACGTCTGATCAACAAGGGCCAAGAAGAGGTGGGCTTGAAGTTGCTGCGTACAATACCACAGGCATCGAAAAACGACGGCGAACTGGCCAACACAGGCAGCTTTTTGGTACGCCAGCTGGTGCGGGCCCAGCGCCCTGCTGAACGTTTGATCGCCGTATGTCGAGAGCTGCAGGAAGGTGGCATGAATGATCGAGCTCTACTGATCGCACTGGAGACAGCACTTAAGATTGGTG comes from the Anopheles cruzii unplaced genomic scaffold, idAnoCruzAS_RS32_06 scaffold02827_ctg1, whole genome shotgun sequence genome and includes:
- the LOC128276884 gene encoding leucine-rich PPR motif-containing protein, mitochondrial-like; this encodes SSCSAFATAAASSESKLDRSLKRLDEDVRRSGRISRRDLEEVLEEIRTNRSASSAQSLLVIRYCGNLVPEELPEVRTALVQEIWKTLKHLNVAMDVSHYNALLRVYLDNEDSFSPTEFLAELQSNGIEPNRVTFQRLISLYCQQGNIEGATKILEYMREKQLPVNEYVFNALIMGHSQADDLESATGILVVMSQAGLQPSADTYTTLLCGYARKGDIEYITKTIDSCEQKEIFLIDKDLLEIVYALATNGHPENVDPLLERIRRQAGYNQDAVNVILRLINKGQEEVGLKLLRTIPQASKNDGELANTGSFLVRQLVRAQRPAERLIAVCRELQEGGMNDRALLIALETALKIGAVETSFALLEELVAQQQPIRQHFFWPLLCANSAKMSKEARMEQVLQVLRQMSEKFNLNPSSETIREYAVPNLPVNNSELSIQLLRSAGISPAVASSSCAHYALESNKLKDAANIASRYRAYYPPGVFRKPLVQAFNQTRDYDSYVRFSRALYDG